A DNA window from Arachis hypogaea cultivar Tifrunner chromosome 18, arahy.Tifrunner.gnm2.J5K5, whole genome shotgun sequence contains the following coding sequences:
- the LOC112770853 gene encoding EIN3-binding F-box protein 1, protein MSQVFGFSGGDDFCTGGSVYANPKDANIFLSLGRSVDFYYPLPKRSRISVSFDLDGDWFEQKQKTSIEALPDECLFEILRRLPAGQARSACANVSKRWLMLLSSISNSEICSNSNEKELSDKEGDDLEFGDGGFLSRSLEGKKASDVRLAAIAVGTSHRGGLGKLSIRGSNSDRGVTNLGLKAVARGCPSLKAFSLWNVSTVSDEGLIEVAEGCQKLEKLNLCKCSAISDKALIEVAKKCPNLTELSIESCPQIGNEGLQAVGKLCANLRSVSIKDCTGVGDQGIAGLLTSASVVLRKVKLESLALSDLSLAVIGHYGFSVTDLVLNCLPNVNEKGFWVMANGRALQKLTSLTIGSCRGITDAAIVAIGKGCPNVRNFRLSKCAFLSDNGLVSLTKAAPSIESLQLEECHRFTQFGFFGILFNCGAKLKVLNVVSCYGIKDLNLALPAGSPCSITSLSIRDCPGFGNANLAVLGRLCPRLKHVELSGLAGITDAGFLPLLESSEAGLVKVNLSGCLNLTDIVVISLANSHGWTLEVLNLDGCRNITDASLKAIAVNCPLLSDLDVSKCAITDAGVAALARGKQLNLEILSLSCCSSVSEKSLPALRKLGNSLTGLNIQHCSAISGRAVGMLVEHLWRCDILC, encoded by the exons ATGTCTCAAGTCTTTGGCTTTTCAG GTGGTGACGATTTTTGCACTGGGGGGTCAGTATATGCGAACCCAAAGGATGCTAACATCTTCTTGTCGCTCGGTCGATCAGTTGACTTTTACTACCCTCTTCCTAAGAGGTCTCGCATCAGCGTTTCATTTGATCTCGATGGAGATTGGTTTGAGCAGAAGCAGAAGACATCTATTGAAGCCCTGCCAGATGAGTGCCTCTTTGAGATTCTTAGGAGATTGCCTGCTGGCCAAGCTAGGAGCGCTTGCGCTAACGTGTCAAAGCGCTGGCTTATGCTTCTAAGCAGCATCTCCAATAGTGAGATTTGCAGCAACTCAAATGAAAAGGAGCTTAGTGACAAGGAGGGTGATGATCTGGAATTCGGAGATGGGGGATTCCTCTCCCGGAGCTTGGAAGGAAAGAAGGCTTCTGATGTTAGACTCGCTGCCATCGCTGTGGGGACATCACATCGTGGTGGATTGGGTAAACTTTCAATCCGTGGAAGCAACTCAGATCGTGGGGTTACTAATCTTGGTCTCAAGGCAGTTGCTCGTGGATGCCCTTCTCTGAAGGCTTTCTCTCTGTGGAACGTTTCTACTGTTAGTGATGAAGGCTTGATCGAGGTTGCTGAGGGGTGTCAAAAGTTAGAGAAGCTTAACCTTTGCAAGTGCTCCGCAATTTCCGACAAGGCTTTAATTGAAGTCGCAAAGAAGTGCCCAAATCTGACCGAGTTGTCTATTGAGTCTTGCCCTCAAATTGGCAATGAAGGTCTACAAGCTGTGGGAAAGTTGTGTGCCAATCTAAGGTCGGTCTCAATCAAGGATTGCACCGGAGTCGGTGATCAGGGAATAGCTGGCCTGTTAACTTCTGCTTCCGTTGTTCTGAGAAAGGTGAAGCTCGAGTCGCTGGCTTTATCTGATCTCTCTCTGGCAGTTATCGGGCACTATGGATTTTCGGTCACAGATCTTGTCCTCAATTGCCTTCCAAATGTTAACGAGAAGGGTTTCTGGGTTATGGCCAATGGTCGTGCGCTGCAGAAACTTACGTCCCTCACAATCGGATCCTGCCGAGGTATAACAGATGCTGCTATTGTAGCTATTGGAAAGGGTTGTCCAAATGTGAGGAACTTCCGTCTCAGCAAGTGTGCATTTCTGTCGGACAACGGGTTGGTATCATTAACCAAGGCCGCTCCATCGATCGAGAGCCTACAATTGGAAGAGTGCCACAGGTTTACCCAATTTGGGTTTTTTGGTATCCTTTTTAACTGTGGTGCAAAATTGAAGGTTCTTAATGTCGTTAGCTGCTATGGAATTAAGGATCTGAATCTGGCACTGCCAGCTGGATCTCCTTGCTCCATTACCTCACTATCAATCCGTGACTGTCCTGGATTTGGAAATGCTAATCTTGCTGTGCTTGGGAGGCTTTGCCCACGTCTTAAGCATGTCGAATTGAGTGGACTGGCAGGAATAACTGACGCAGGGTTTCTTCCACTGCTTGAGAGCTCTGAGGCTGGTTTGGTTAAAGTTAACCTTAGCGGTTGCCTGAATCTGACTGACATAGTAGTTATCTCCTTGGCCAATTCACATGGCTGGACTCTTGAGGTGCTAAACCTTGATGGCTGCCGAAACATCACTGATGCCAGCTTAAAGGCAATTGCAGTCAATTGCCCCTTGCTCTCTGATCTCGACGTTTCCAAGTGCGCCATCACTGATGCCGGGGTTGCTGCCCTTGCCCGTGGCAAACAGCTCAATCTGGAGATCCTTTCTCTGTCATGTTGCTCTTCAGTATCAGAGAAGAG